One segment of Halococcus salsus DNA contains the following:
- a CDS encoding DUF371 domain-containing protein has protein sequence MEEIVRARGHENVTARHASTLELTADDYLTPAGDCILGIEADRTPADFDPAFVDACRDADATISLELAVDGLTRTVRGRGHPDLDCTNDRSLVCRTSDYVDDRTVMVGADRAAGDLDRELVTALADGGSLTATLRVE, from the coding sequence GTGGAAGAAATCGTCCGCGCACGCGGCCACGAAAACGTCACCGCCCGCCACGCGAGCACGCTCGAACTCACCGCCGACGACTACCTCACGCCCGCCGGCGACTGTATCCTCGGGATCGAGGCCGACCGGACACCCGCCGACTTCGACCCCGCGTTCGTCGACGCCTGCCGCGACGCCGACGCGACCATTAGCCTCGAACTCGCCGTTGACGGGCTGACCCGAACCGTCCGTGGACGCGGCCATCCCGACCTCGACTGTACGAACGATCGGAGCCTCGTCTGTCGGACCAGCGACTACGTCGACGATCGGACGGTGATGGTGGGTGCGGACCGGGCGGCCGGCGATCTCGACCGGGAGCTCGTGACGGCGCTCGCCGACGGCGGCTCGCTCACCGCGACGCTCCGGGTCGAGTGA